The genomic window GTGATGTTTCCAGGAATAGGGTGCGACAGTAGGTCTACAGGGTGATCCAGACAGAcaagaggacagacagaaggatagGGAAATGAAACTGAAAGGGAAAGAGACCGAGTCCCAGcagctgtgtgtgtacatacgttCCAGTGCTGCCCTGGCCCCAGGGGTGAAGAGGGATACTGACCTTGGTCCTTGAAGGGCTACCGCTCCTCACTCTCTGCTGCTTCACCCAGCAGGCTGGAAACATGGGCAGATGATATTTCCAGGGCTGGGAGAGTTAGTCTGGACAGACAGAGGATCAAGGCTCTTGGAGGGTCCCTGGAGGGTGTGGAGGCCTGGGTGGTACGGAATTAGCAGCAGCAATGGGGGATTCTGGTCAGGCACCAGAGGACGAGGCAGAGCCACCGCACAGCAGGCCGTGTCCAGGGCAGGTCCCCCACCTGCCCGCCCACCACACCAACATGGtgcaataaatattttcaagtagTAAGTCAGCGTCCATCACGAAGAGAGGCGGGGGctagcagacaggcaggcaggggcaTAAGACAAAAAGTCCCAATGGCCCACCCCTCCTCTCAAGTTCTCGACTCCAGCAAGTCTGTCTCAAGTACTACATGTCGCTGTTCATTCCGCGTCCTCACGGACACTCCTGCAGGGCTCGGCTTCTCAAACCAGTGCCAGAGCCTGCTCGGTGAGGTAAGAGCAGGGCAGCATTGTTCCTACAGCGTCCACAATGGCTTCCAGGTGCATCGTCCTGGGCCTGAGGCCCACAGAGCTGCATGAAGTCGGCCAAACGCAGTAAGTACTCCAGGTTGTGGCCAGAGAAGCCCCGGCAGGCAAGAATCTGTGTGGCAATGACCTCCTCTGGTCAGGGCCAGGTAGCCAGGGTCTGTGGGGTGCCACATAGGCCAGTGCTGTGAGGGGTGGTCAGGGGCATCCTGAGGATAGAGGTGACTTCCTTAGTGTCATAGCCTCCGAGGACTGCTTCTCGCACATTCAGATACTTCAGGCCGTTCACCTGCTCCCTTGAACCTGGTACGCCACGCCCAAGTGCAGCCTAGGAGAAAACAGAGACACCGCCAGTCAGTCACATCGCCCGTGTGCTGGTCCCTCCTTCACTCTAGAATGTTACCTAGATGCACCCAAACTGTGCTCTATAAAGGAGCGTacaggggagggggtggtggtggtggtggtggtggtggtgtggtgaggTTCAAGGGTAAGGTACTTGCTACCATGTCTGATGACCCGACAACCTACATTCAATCCCTGAGacatacatggtggaaggaaagaattttaCTTCCACatgtcctcttgcctccacattGACCTAAGCGTGTGCACAGGAGCACACAcggaaataaatgtaattttaacatttatgtgtatgggtattttgcctgcatgtatgttggtGAGCCATGTGTACCTGGTACCTGCTaacctcggaggccagaagagtcagtattccctggaattggagtcacaggttgtgagccactgtgtaggcgctaggaaccaaatccaggctctttggaaaagcaggaagtgtttctaactactgagccatttctccatgtgaaatttaaataaataaataaataaataaataaataaataaataaataaataaataaataagtgtgttGGCTGGCTGCTGATGTACCCAGAGCAATAGCcctcccttaatttttttttttttgagacaaagtctcatatgtataggctggccttgtactcactaTACAGCCAAGAATaaatttgaactcacagatatccacctgcctctacttcctggtgcttggattaaaggcaagagCACTGTGCCTGACTatttcacctttctttttttttaaatttatttatttattttatgtgtatgagtctctATCTACacgtacaactttatgccagagaagcatcagatcccactatacatgtttgtgaaccacctggaattgaactcaggactctggagagcagccagtgctctaactcgctgaaccatctctccagccccctatttcactttttttttttggttttctagaCAGGTTTCTcgttagctttgcgcctttcctgaaattgcttggtacccaggctggcctcgaactcacaaagatacgcctagtctgcctcccaagtgctgggattaaatacgtgcgccaccactgctggctcacCTTTCTTAAGGTTGACATAAGTGGACTTGCCCCAGAACTAAGGAACTTATAGACATACTTAAGTCTCACACTCCACTCTCATCCTAAATTTAGGcctgcatctttgtgtgtgtgtgtgtgtgtgtgtgtgtgtgtgtgtgtgtgtgtgtgtatgatagggtctctctgtaactgtcctgaaactcactctgtcgactgggctgccttgaactcacagagatccactgcctctgcctcctgagtgttggatttAGAAGAATGTGTCACGACCACCACCACAAACCcactccccacccactcccacacacccccaccacccagcAGGGACCTGCATCTCAATAAGCTGCTCAGATGGTTCTCCAAGAAGCACTGAGTTAGGCTACACTTCCACTCACCCAACAGTGACCCTCTGCACCCTTACATATTGCATCCCAGGATCCTCTCTTGACTGTGCACTTACCTCACGATCTCAAGGAGAGTCACCACTCGGCCAGCTAGAGGGAAGCAAGGTGTTGAAAAAAGACAAATTAGCTATTAGCACTTCCAAAAGGCTATGGATGTACCTTAGGGTTTGCCGACCAGGCACAAGGCCTTAGTCaatctccagcaacacacacacacacaacacacacacacacacacacacacaccctgagcttTAATCCTGTTGTGATTTGAGCCTGTGATTCCAGCGCTCCAGAGCCTTGAGAGGAAGGGTtgccataagtttgaggccacatAGCAAGAAGTAGACAAAtttggagaggaagaggagagaggagaagagaaaaacaagataTCTGTCAACAACCAAAAGTGCCGACCAAGCCCAAACCTCGGAGAGTGCCATTCATCCAGCGACATGGACAGAGAGTGATGGGCAGACGCGGAACAGACAAACAGCGGTGGCCCAGGCTGGTAATCAACGCAAGAATCCACAGGTGCAAACGCCAACCTGAACCCCAGGCACACCAATTTCAACCACCAGCCAAGTTTACACATTTCCTTCATTAGCCCAAAGTCCTGACATTTCAGGACATGGGCGCCCACTCTGCTGCCGACCCCACCTCACTCCCTGGCACAGTAGGATGCTCACCATCTGTCGTTGCCCTGTGGAAAGTGTCTCCCTGCCAGAACCGCGGCTATAGCCCCGTACAAAGCCCACACGGCTGTCGCTGTAGGCAAAGTCCGGCTTCCATACTAGGGAGCGTACCCGAAAATCCACAGGGCTTGGGGTCGCCGTCCTCCAGGAGGGCTGCGCGATGGTGCAGGGACAGTGAGGAGGTGGGTTGCTCTGGGCTGCGGACTCCTGCTTCATGGTGCCGGGCGCAGGGACGGGCCCAGGCGGCCTCCGGGCTGGTCTCCGGCACGGCACGGAAAGACCGACGGACGCGTACACCTGGCTGGCACCGATCGGTCGCTCCGCTGAGTGGTACCTCAGAGGCGCTCTTTAAACCTCGGCCGGGAGGGCCCCTCCAGCTGCCTCCAGCTGTCTCGGTGATTGGGCGGAGCAAATCTCCTTTTGGCCAATCACTTTGGATTTTGCTTCTCGATTAACCGCGCCGCCCTCCAAGTGGGTACCGGAGTAGCCGCCCCCCCAACGAGCCCGGCCCAACGAGCGCGCTTGATTGTTCAGCTCTCCTCCGTGGCAGACCTGGCTGGAGTGATGCAACCGCAGCGAAGGTTTCCCAGCACCGGCATGCAGCAAGGGCGCGTCGGATTGCGTCAGGCTGCGGGTACTGGAACGGGCCTGGAACCGGCCGCGGGCACCCGCCGTCCCCCCGGGAGGCCTCGATGACCGGGCGTGTCTCCCCGCAGTCAGCCGGTGCACTTTGCAGAAGTGCCACCCAAAGCGGTGGCTAGCGCAGGGCACGGTCAGAAAAAATGCTCTGGGAGGCACAAACTCTAGCCTCTGGGCCCTCGCCTGAAAGAAAGCACGCCCTGCAGAGAAGCTGTCCCTGGCACCCTCCGCATTCCACTCTGGTGCCTCATGCTGTTGTCCATGTGAGCAGtctggagaaactgagtcaccGGGCGGTAGGGGGTTTTGCCAAGGCTGCAGTTGAGTCAGACTGGGTGGTGCAAGCTCGAAGGCCTCACGTGAGGGCTACGCCCCGGGCCAAATGTAGGACCCCTGAGTTCAGGCAGGTTTGAAGAGAAGCCAAAACTGAACAGCCGTGGGCAGAGCAGTCACTTCGAGGATGGCCGCCAGCTCCTAAGAAAAGAATGCCAGGCCAGTTTTATCCCAAGGCTATGGGTTTTCATTTTCCTGGGCTTGGGATTTTCAGCAGTGGTTGATCTGTGTAGACACCGAGGTTTGGGGAATGTTTATTAAAGAGAACACAGAGGATTGAGGGCGGCTGCAGCCTTTCTCCCCTCGCCTTGCCCGGCAGGGTGTATGGGCCCTGGCACCAAGGTGGGCACCGGGCACCAGCTGTCTCCCTGGCAGGTTCTCTGTGTCCCGAACCCTGCAGGAGTCACCGCAGGCAactctccccagcagcctgcccTTGCTCCATCTGGCGGGCCACTGCCACCCTAAACTGTAGGCTGGAGGGAGATGAAGAGTTTTGACTTCCTAAGCAGCGGTAAGAGGCTGCACCTCGGGCATCTCTCAATAAGAAGGGAAACAGAGCAGAAGACCTTCCAATTAGAAGAACTGCAGTGAGCTCCCAGGCAGTGGAAACTCAAAAGTGAATTAAACCGGATAGATTCATCCCAAAGTGTCTAAGcgtcaatcccagcattcagggaggctgaggacagagacCTGGAGATTCAGGTCAGCATGGCTTACAAAGCAAGACTAAAAGAATAAATGTATGGATGAATGGAGTGCAGATATTCCTAAAAGTTGGAGGAAATTTTGTTTGCTTTCGTAGTGGTGGGAATAGAACGTGGGtcctcactgggcagtggtggcgcacgcctttaatcccagcactcaggaagcagaggcagaggatctctgtgcattcaaggccagcctggtctacagagcgagttccaggacaggtaccaaaacaacacagagaaaccctgactcgaaaagccaaaaaaaaaaaaaaaaaacatgggtcCTCACACTCATGTGCTTCTATACCTTTGATACATGCCTGCCccgggtctgggttaccttatgAGGATCACACATTacttttctgaatggaaaattgtttttaaacaatGGTGCTATCTGGTAATTTTACTCTTTGCTGCCCCTCTgtgtttctcttcccttccttttctatcCTCTGTGTTAGTTCCTCTGAGTAccccctctgctgctgctgctgctttacAGAAAATAGCCTCTAAGAGTCTCTTCCCTCACTACCTCCGGTGGGAGATGGGAAACTGACGAACTCCTGGAAATACCTGAGTCTGTACAAACGACCCTGCGACTCACTCTTTCTACTCCAGGGAATTCCTCACAATATGAAAAAGCCATGTGCCTGAAATTTTAATGGTATTGTGGTAgcaaaaagcaaaggaagaaacccttaaatacttaaaaatagtaaaatatttaagtaaattgTGGTCAGTCCACGTGATAGAGAAGtgaacaaagacacacagagagaacaagtCCAGACATACATGGTAGCAAAGCTGGTACACCCAACTGCATCTGTGAAGCGTTAGACACAATTCTGTATTGCTGTGTTTACTGGCATTGAAACAGTAGCTGATGTATAATTACATGAAAAGGCGGATTGTAAAATAACCTAATATAactttttcaacttaaaaaagTCTGAGGTGAaactgatagagtgcttgcctagcatgtgtgaagccctgggttccattctctgCCCTGTGGAGAGAAGCAGTCTATGTATGCTTATTAGCAAGGAGGAATCTGGAACAGCTCattaaaatgttcaaaatgaCAACCTCTGAGTCCTTACATGGCCCCGGCAACATGGCAGCacatttaaactttctttttatatttattctggttgagattttaaaaaaagtataaaacttctttttttttccagacaggtttctctgtgtagctttggagctgtcctggatttcgctctgtagaccaggctggcctcaaactcacagatccacctggctttgctcccaagtgctgggattaaaggtctgccaAGATAAAACTTTTTTCAAAGAAGTCTATTTCTGCCAAGggggttcacacctgtaatcccagcacatgggaagccgAGACTGGAGGactatgaattcaaggtcagcctgggctacataatgagattctTTCCCAAAACAACAAGACTATTTTGACTTCATTTAAAATCAGTATCTATTATGAAGACAGTCTAGTAAAAATGCCAATGGCTACATAGTAAACCAAAAATGCAGGATATGGACAGTCACATGAGGAATAGTAAAACtagtaaaaaaacaataaacGGGGTGTGGTGGCTGATGACCGGAACCCCTGTGGTTCCAGCACTATGGAAGCTGAGGCTAGAGGCCTGCTGCAAATTTAAGGgtagtcttggctacatagtgagttccaagcaagcctgggctacaatgtgagaTCCTTTTtgcaacaaataaataagtgaaagaaTACCTCAATAGTTGGTGGGAACATCAAATATGAGTGTTGAAGTGTGGGTGTTGCAGTTGAGAAAGTTTAATGGATGatcattctttatttatttcgtTTGTATGTGAGTAGGTATACGCACATGAGTAGGTGTATGCACGCAAGCATGTGGAAGGTCACagggcaacttttgggagtcccAGAGATCCAGTTCAGGTCATCGGGTATTGTGGCAAGCTTTTACGCACTGATCCATCTCACCCGGCTGGAAAtgtcatttgtgtttgtttttgtctgtctgttgtaacaaagtctcatgtatcccaagctggcctgagtttgctatgtagctaaagatgaccttgaacttctcttcTTCCTACTTCTACATCTTAATTAAATGCTGGGTTGCAGACATGCGTCAGCAACTCTGATTTGTGCAATTCTGGGGtgaaacccagggttttgtgtatgctaggcaagcatgctagccactgagctacaccaccaACCTGAagtgcaatttttttctttttttttatacttttttcttttctttttt from Peromyscus leucopus breed LL Stock unplaced genomic scaffold, UCI_PerLeu_2.1 scaffold_657, whole genome shotgun sequence includes these protein-coding regions:
- the LOC114704639 gene encoding LOW QUALITY PROTEIN: glutathione-specific gamma-glutamylcyclotransferase 1 (The sequence of the model RefSeq protein was modified relative to this genomic sequence to represent the inferred CDS: inserted 7 bases in 5 codons; deleted 1 base in 1 codon; substituted 2 bases at 2 genomic stop codons) is translated as MKQESAAQSNPPPXTVPAPSRSPPGGRRPQALWIFGYXSLVWKPDFAYSDSRVGFVRGYSXRFWQGDTFHRATTDAGRVVTLLEIHLGGRLGVSLXVRGQEQVNGLKYLNVREAVLGGYDTKEVTXYPQDAPDHPSQHWPMWHPTDPGYLXPXPEEVIATQILACRGFSGHNLEYLLRLADFMQLCGPQAQDDHLEAIVDAVGTMLPCSYLTEQALALV